A stretch of Candidatus Syntrophosphaera sp. DNA encodes these proteins:
- a CDS encoding carboxypeptidase regulatory-like domain-containing protein has protein sequence MKTLLTVIASLLAAFGFASVAEYTFEQTPSGYAALTNPIQIHGQGVDDAISPLIDIGFSFLYDGIYYTQFRASTNGFITFNPSISPAPYNLLNTHTLVIGALWDDLATTYNDSSVSYKLTGTAPDLVLTVQFQNLNWYFGASPQNLVNFQIRLREGSNRVEFVYGLLGNAPGASASASIGISGAVSGDFISVTPAAPQATYSTTQEFTGINGSHVPYLFGHQYSFVPPPALEHDLAALEVTGNVTPSEGVETVHQVRIQNVGSQSQNGYTVSLFNGNGDELGFSAGVPIAPGEEVQIPVVWTPAVFGPMTIYGKVFLNGDENPANDQTPDLNLTVLPAGPVWSGIVGSGHETARVPVDMYWKNSLFECLIYPAELENFTGRFTGLRFYNNFTNSLTDKPVLVWMGTTAFPDLADGWIPSTELTLVFSGLVDFPSGENIITLPFSQPFDYFNRSNLVILAQRPMDSEYYSSSDYFRTQTWGVNRARKVQSDSTVYDPANPPANATVSGEFPQTGFVWAYVPVGILQGSVSGTGNQPLQGATLQVLDTGYSSSTDANGNYAIHLPVGTYDLMISADGYVAQTVYGVIINLDQTTVQDFALSLVDSSDPLVPPASTALLGISPNPFKTSASIAFSLKQPAPARLEVFNSRGQKVRTLVDEIRSGGLHEVVWDGRDEQEKPVSAGIYLLKLNSEKLLFNQRMILLK, from the coding sequence ATGAAGACACTTTTGACCGTTATCGCGTCCCTGCTGGCCGCTTTTGGCTTCGCGTCCGTGGCCGAATACACATTTGAGCAGACCCCTTCCGGCTATGCCGCGCTCACCAATCCCATTCAGATCCACGGCCAGGGGGTCGATGACGCGATCTCGCCCCTTATCGACATTGGTTTCAGCTTTTTATACGACGGGATCTATTACACCCAGTTCCGCGCCAGCACGAACGGCTTCATCACCTTCAATCCCTCTATCAGTCCCGCGCCTTACAATCTGCTGAACACCCACACCCTGGTCATTGGCGCCCTATGGGACGATCTGGCAACCACTTACAACGATTCCAGCGTGTCCTATAAACTGACTGGGACCGCGCCGGACCTGGTGCTGACGGTCCAATTCCAGAACCTGAACTGGTATTTCGGCGCTTCCCCGCAAAACCTGGTCAATTTCCAGATCCGCCTGCGCGAGGGCTCCAATCGCGTCGAATTTGTCTATGGCTTGCTGGGAAACGCTCCTGGCGCCTCGGCTTCAGCCTCGATCGGCATTTCCGGCGCAGTATCCGGAGATTTCATCAGCGTGACCCCCGCCGCGCCCCAGGCCACTTATTCCACTACTCAGGAATTCACCGGGATCAACGGTTCCCACGTACCCTATCTCTTTGGCCATCAATACTCTTTCGTTCCGCCGCCAGCTCTGGAACACGATCTGGCCGCCCTCGAGGTCACGGGAAACGTCACCCCCTCCGAAGGGGTCGAAACAGTCCACCAGGTCAGGATCCAAAACGTAGGCAGCCAAAGCCAGAACGGCTACACGGTCAGCCTGTTCAACGGAAACGGCGATGAATTGGGCTTTTCAGCCGGAGTGCCCATCGCTCCGGGTGAGGAGGTGCAGATCCCCGTAGTCTGGACCCCCGCCGTTTTCGGCCCCATGACCATCTACGGCAAAGTGTTTTTGAACGGGGATGAGAACCCCGCCAATGACCAGACGCCGGATCTGAACCTCACAGTGCTGCCCGCAGGTCCGGTCTGGAGCGGCATTGTCGGCTCAGGTCACGAGACGGCGCGGGTGCCGGTGGACATGTATTGGAAAAACTCGCTCTTCGAATGCCTCATCTATCCTGCCGAACTGGAAAACTTCACCGGACGCTTCACCGGACTTAGATTTTACAACAATTTCACCAACAGCCTGACGGACAAGCCGGTCCTGGTCTGGATGGGCACCACCGCTTTTCCCGATCTGGCGGACGGCTGGATACCCTCGACCGAACTGACCCTCGTCTTCAGCGGCCTGGTGGATTTTCCCAGCGGCGAGAACATCATCACCCTGCCTTTCAGCCAGCCCTTTGACTATTTCAACCGGTCAAACCTGGTCATCCTGGCGCAGCGGCCCATGGACTCGGAATATTACTCTTCTTCGGATTATTTCCGGACCCAGACCTGGGGTGTGAATCGAGCCCGTAAAGTACAGAGTGACAGCACGGTATACGATCCGGCCAATCCTCCGGCCAACGCCACGGTCAGCGGGGAGTTTCCCCAAACCGGATTCGTTTGGGCTTACGTACCGGTCGGGATCCTGCAGGGAAGCGTTTCGGGCACCGGAAACCAGCCCCTGCAAGGCGCCACGCTCCAGGTTTTGGACACCGGGTATTCATCATCAACCGACGCCAACGGGAATTACGCAATCCATTTGCCGGTGGGAACTTACGACCTCATGATCTCCGCCGACGGCTATGTGGCCCAAACAGTTTACGGCGTGATCATCAATCTGGACCAGACCACGGTCCAGGACTTTGCCCTGAGTTTGGTTGACAGCTCCGATCCACTGGTCCCGCCTGCCTCAACCGCTCTTTTGGGGATCAGCCCCAATCCCTTCAAAACAAGCGCTTCCATCGCCTTCAGCCTGAAACAGCCTGCCCCGGCGCGTCTTGAGGTCTTCAATTCCCGGGGGCAGAAAGTCCGCACCCTGGTGGATGAAATCCGCTCCGGCGGCTTGCATGAGGTGGTTTGGGACGGCCGGGATGAGCAGGAAAAACCAGTCTCCGCCGGTATCTACCTGCTGAAGCTGAATTCTGAAAAGCTCCTCTTTAACCAAAGGATGATCTTACTTAAATGA
- a CDS encoding T9SS type A sorting domain-containing protein, whose amino-acid sequence MKKLFLLITMFMLALSLLASPAGWSELQRDLGIQAAQFKDSQEHQVLRARDTRTYQVGDTATFWKWNLSVMPPLWVQTPATCRAVGDLCYVFVADSEWNVHMDQSDVDTVMFRLEESTVNDPTQGLIEMDIELFGPLPDELDNDPRLIVFYSALGSFQGSAFDGYFSPYNQVTEAQAQQMNPPGHSNECEMIYMTCYPLDPVAPVRLSVLAHELQHLIHWGQDANEETWLNEGCSELAMVAYGVPDPITGFPSNPDNSLIAWNQTFADYVKVMLFFTYLQEHYDATGLIRDLVADPANGLVSLNQQLAIHHPDLGFPELFTNWNIANMLDAETPGNGLYNYTQLDLPQFATTNLNANPYPSNQAIQPYAADYLAYTFSSEPFGRVMSSNIDLRLTALFFDPLGFCTELIDLGAGNLIELFPNLGNHHRAVYVLSNPSSSQAHYNIYQHVSSDDLLNPALTEPALACYPNPFQAESGLLRIQVRGQAQNPGSLRIYNSRGQLVRRLDSPDSAGSDQMRLDWDGRDQSGSPVSGGIYLLRFDTGAKSAFQKLCLIR is encoded by the coding sequence ATGAAGAAACTATTCCTATTAATCACCATGTTTATGCTGGCCCTGTCGCTTCTGGCCAGTCCAGCCGGCTGGAGCGAACTGCAAAGGGACCTGGGCATCCAGGCCGCCCAATTCAAAGATTCGCAGGAACACCAGGTTCTGCGCGCAAGAGATACCCGCACTTACCAAGTCGGCGACACCGCAACCTTCTGGAAATGGAACCTTTCCGTGATGCCGCCGCTCTGGGTTCAGACCCCCGCGACCTGCCGGGCCGTGGGAGACCTTTGCTACGTGTTTGTGGCCGATTCTGAATGGAACGTCCACATGGACCAGTCGGACGTGGATACGGTGATGTTTCGTCTGGAGGAAAGCACGGTCAATGATCCCACCCAGGGCTTGATCGAAATGGACATCGAGCTGTTCGGCCCGCTCCCGGACGAGCTGGACAACGATCCACGGCTGATCGTGTTCTACTCCGCGCTCGGATCCTTTCAGGGGAGCGCTTTTGACGGCTATTTCAGCCCCTACAACCAAGTCACCGAAGCCCAGGCCCAGCAGATGAACCCGCCCGGGCACAGCAACGAATGTGAAATGATCTACATGACCTGTTATCCGCTCGATCCGGTTGCCCCGGTGCGGCTTTCCGTGCTGGCCCACGAACTGCAGCACCTGATCCACTGGGGCCAGGACGCCAACGAGGAAACCTGGCTCAATGAAGGCTGCTCCGAACTTGCCATGGTGGCCTACGGAGTGCCGGACCCCATCACCGGCTTTCCCTCCAATCCGGACAACAGCCTCATCGCCTGGAACCAAACTTTCGCGGACTACGTCAAGGTGATGCTGTTCTTCACCTATCTGCAGGAGCATTACGACGCGACCGGACTGATCCGGGACCTGGTGGCCGATCCCGCGAACGGCCTGGTTTCGCTGAACCAGCAACTCGCGATCCACCATCCGGACCTGGGTTTTCCAGAACTTTTCACCAACTGGAACATTGCCAATATGCTGGACGCGGAGACACCCGGAAACGGGCTCTACAATTATACCCAGCTTGATCTGCCCCAGTTCGCGACCACCAATCTGAACGCCAATCCCTATCCCTCCAACCAGGCCATCCAGCCCTACGCCGCGGATTATCTGGCCTACACTTTCAGCAGCGAGCCCTTTGGCAGGGTCATGTCTTCAAACATCGACCTGCGCCTGACCGCTCTGTTCTTCGACCCTCTGGGCTTTTGCACGGAACTGATCGATCTGGGAGCGGGAAACCTGATCGAATTGTTCCCCAACCTCGGAAACCACCACCGGGCCGTGTATGTCCTGTCCAATCCCTCGTCCTCGCAGGCCCATTACAACATTTACCAACATGTAAGCAGCGATGACCTGCTCAATCCAGCTCTGACCGAACCCGCGCTCGCCTGTTATCCCAATCCTTTCCAGGCGGAAAGCGGCTTGCTCAGGATCCAAGTGCGCGGCCAGGCCCAAAATCCCGGAAGCTTGCGGATCTACAATTCCCGTGGCCAACTGGTTCGGCGCCTGGATTCACCAGATTCCGCGGGATCAGACCAGATGCGGCTGGACTGGGACGGCCGGGACCAATCCGGAAGCCCGGTCTCCGGCGGGATCTATTTGCTCCGCTTTGATACCGGAGCGAAATCTGCTTTTCAGAAGCTCTGTTTGATCAGATGA
- a CDS encoding PhzF family phenazine biosynthesis protein yields MTGDPVFFVNAFTVGFYQGNVAAVVKLEDYPANARLLALAREFGWSETAFLKRMARNEYQIRWFTPEVEVPLCGHATLASAQCLFAGEEANLEEIRFQSRSGVLSARKKGASIELDFPADPPHLATAEKAVLQALGPAYPSEALLAPATRNLVVVYPAPELVLALRPDFATLAGLEEAPYFGIAATARGNDQDYICRYFAPREGINEDPVTGSAQTFLAPYWAEKLQKKVLRGFQASARGGSFEVEVRQERVLIRGRALIWLEGQISPKWRI; encoded by the coding sequence ATGACGGGCGACCCAGTATTCTTCGTAAACGCTTTCACGGTGGGCTTTTACCAGGGCAACGTGGCCGCCGTGGTGAAGCTGGAAGACTATCCCGCGAACGCCAGGCTGCTGGCCCTGGCCCGGGAATTCGGCTGGAGCGAGACCGCCTTCCTCAAACGTATGGCGCGCAATGAATACCAGATCCGCTGGTTCACCCCGGAAGTGGAGGTCCCGCTCTGCGGCCATGCCACTTTGGCCTCGGCGCAATGCCTGTTCGCGGGGGAGGAGGCGAATCTGGAAGAGATCCGTTTCCAAAGCCGCTCCGGAGTGCTCAGTGCCAGGAAAAAAGGTGCCAGCATCGAGCTGGATTTTCCTGCCGACCCGCCCCATCTGGCAACGGCGGAAAAGGCTGTACTGCAGGCGCTTGGCCCTGCTTATCCGAGCGAGGCCCTGCTGGCCCCGGCCACCCGCAACCTGGTCGTGGTCTATCCCGCTCCGGAACTGGTGCTGGCGCTTAGGCCGGATTTCGCAACCCTGGCCGGCCTCGAGGAAGCGCCCTATTTTGGCATTGCTGCAACAGCCCGGGGAAACGATCAGGACTACATCTGCCGCTATTTCGCGCCCCGGGAGGGGATCAATGAGGATCCCGTGACCGGTTCCGCGCAAACCTTCCTGGCACCCTACTGGGCCGAAAAGCTTCAAAAGAAGGTCCTGAGGGGATTCCAGGCTTCCGCGCGGGGCGGCTCTTTCGAAGTGGAGGTCCGCCAGGAGCGGGTCCTGATCCGCGGCCGGGCCTTGATCTGGCTGGAAGGGCAAATATCACCTAAGTGGAGGATCTAA
- a CDS encoding Stp1/IreP family PP2C-type Ser/Thr phosphatase, translating to MEQCTVRLRVANITDIGRNPARTKNEDFYGYYEGDYGHLFLVCDGMGGHEGGEIASRVAVESIRKYFETSYIPGEELKTISQSVEFAQGKILEAAQHDPDLADMGTTLVLMLIKGAQYWQAHVGDSRIYLSRGGALLQLTKDHSEVQMMLESGVITREQASTHPRRNFITKSLGHSSFEPDIAGPRVLQQDDVFLLCSDGLTQYIKDDELLQQMEEEPSIACHNLVDIANQRGGDDNITVQIVHVQQCTTFSLRQEVPAPPKKKFSPSLAMIATIVVFLGAVIWYSLSLTKVPEQQATELQAPKPKKEKKRKASTRVMGDTQLQTLEQAIGQRLAARDADPAYQEYFAKIASHPGQAQNLKFITNPQGKQMAYILPRHTIYLAFNQLQDKGGYNMKADEIQALIALALVRSEVESGLEEENWQTELFAPGTAAVDEQTYNAARELYRKYDPENAAVLFASDRRFGKYRNLIKLGEYNLSLDMPRK from the coding sequence ATGGAGCAATGCACAGTACGCCTCAGAGTGGCGAACATCACGGACATCGGCAGAAATCCGGCCCGGACCAAGAATGAGGATTTTTACGGATACTACGAAGGCGATTACGGGCATCTTTTCCTCGTTTGCGACGGAATGGGGGGCCATGAGGGCGGCGAGATCGCGTCCCGCGTGGCCGTGGAAAGCATCCGCAAATACTTTGAGACCAGTTACATCCCGGGCGAGGAACTCAAAACCATCTCCCAAAGCGTGGAATTTGCCCAAGGCAAGATCCTGGAAGCCGCGCAGCACGATCCCGATCTGGCGGACATGGGCACCACCCTGGTCCTGATGTTGATCAAGGGGGCCCAGTATTGGCAGGCGCATGTCGGCGACAGCAGGATCTACCTCAGCCGCGGCGGGGCTTTGCTGCAGCTCACGAAGGACCACTCCGAGGTCCAGATGATGCTGGAAAGCGGCGTCATCACCCGCGAACAGGCCTCCACCCATCCGCGCCGCAATTTCATCACCAAGTCCCTCGGACACAGCAGCTTTGAGCCGGACATCGCCGGGCCGCGGGTCCTGCAGCAGGACGACGTATTCCTGCTCTGCAGCGACGGGCTCACCCAGTATATAAAGGACGACGAATTGCTCCAGCAGATGGAGGAAGAGCCCTCCATAGCTTGCCACAACCTGGTAGACATAGCCAATCAGCGCGGGGGGGATGACAACATCACCGTCCAAATCGTGCATGTTCAGCAGTGCACAACTTTTTCGCTCAGGCAGGAAGTCCCCGCCCCTCCGAAAAAGAAATTCTCCCCCTCGCTGGCCATGATCGCCACGATCGTGGTCTTTTTGGGCGCCGTTATCTGGTACTCGCTATCTTTGACCAAGGTGCCGGAACAGCAGGCGACCGAGCTCCAGGCCCCCAAGCCCAAGAAGGAAAAGAAGAGAAAGGCTTCGACCCGGGTTATGGGCGACACACAACTGCAGACCCTGGAACAGGCGATCGGACAGAGGCTTGCGGCCCGGGACGCCGATCCGGCCTATCAGGAATACTTTGCCAAGATCGCCAGCCATCCCGGCCAGGCCCAAAACCTGAAATTCATCACCAATCCCCAGGGCAAACAGATGGCCTATATCCTCCCCAGGCACACCATCTATCTGGCCTTCAACCAGTTGCAGGACAAGGGCGGCTACAATATGAAGGCCGACGAGATCCAGGCCCTGATCGCCCTCGCTCTGGTCAGATCGGAGGTGGAATCCGGCCTTGAGGAGGAAAACTGGCAAACCGAACTTTTTGCCCCCGGCACCGCAGCAGTCGATGAGCAGACCTATAACGCGGCCCGGGAACTCTACCGGAAATACGATCCAGAGAACGCCGCGGTCCTCTTCGCAAGCGACAGGCGCTTTGGCAAATACCGCAACCTGATCAAGCTGGGGGAATACAATCTCAGCCTGGACATGCCCCGTAAGTAA
- a CDS encoding T9SS type A sorting domain-containing protein, with translation MKNLLTLILAVSCALLAALPADLESSFRALSNENHSAGNIRLQTSNYGNCRELFYPSQNEDQLLYVSSLWVSAKLQRRDAEGRRLFWLAQNPSADSSGTTHEGAPDWNPGLKAVLDTLTSVGFDGDMDLYELLPAHNPLLAGNAEAADLYNQYNARDLVLKSILGYPAPREFAFPDPLGNYCFSDPQPGSFATPGFETLSAYFYDFCPFGTVGDRDLGSSHALNTHYPLGLAIHRESYAWNLQNHDKMVIFKYTLINTSERDTLFDLAIAEYVDGDVIPGGMGIQGASDDVSGYVKGPGYEFAYTRDADGDGGLSPNWLAHKIVLPELAARRHCWYWRVGDGPGDSNPLSFNFAPRRTANEKHWLMTGRNPNPTKFQPLRPEEEGMWEYEQPQPNDTRFLHTLYSSQPTEADPDPENRLHMTPGASFSFYSVLFVGDGIDDLKARSLAIENFLAGGLQIDPSADLTCIPYLSGFAALDGQVAKVDWHSYTDPARFEVIYKPFDAPAAEWRTQALPGSARSFHLWDLDPQIWYQVKVAAVYNPGPSEVYLESETLLASLDHPPEPSYQIPPFQLGLTAFPNPFRGRVLLSFTLKDPGQTSLKIYNLRGQMVRELIDEDLAAGQQARIWDGRDSNANPCAAGIYLLKLHSGSRSLTRKLILLN, from the coding sequence ATGAAAAACCTACTAACACTAATCTTGGCAGTCAGTTGCGCGCTCCTGGCTGCCCTGCCCGCAGACCTGGAAAGCTCCTTCCGCGCCCTTTCCAATGAAAATCACAGCGCCGGAAACATCCGCCTGCAAACCAGCAATTACGGCAACTGCAGGGAACTCTTCTATCCCAGCCAGAACGAGGACCAGCTTCTCTATGTCAGCTCCTTGTGGGTCTCCGCCAAACTGCAGCGCCGCGATGCAGAGGGCCGCAGGCTCTTCTGGCTTGCCCAAAATCCCTCCGCGGACAGCAGTGGAACCACCCACGAAGGCGCCCCGGACTGGAATCCAGGCCTGAAGGCGGTTTTGGACACCCTCACCAGCGTGGGTTTCGATGGGGACATGGATCTCTACGAACTGCTGCCTGCCCATAATCCCTTGCTGGCTGGAAATGCTGAAGCCGCAGACCTTTACAACCAATACAATGCCCGGGACCTCGTCCTGAAAAGCATTCTGGGCTATCCCGCGCCCCGGGAATTTGCCTTCCCCGATCCGCTGGGAAACTACTGCTTCAGCGATCCCCAGCCTGGATCCTTCGCCACGCCTGGCTTTGAGACCCTTTCGGCCTATTTTTACGACTTCTGCCCCTTCGGCACTGTGGGAGACCGCGACCTCGGATCCAGCCATGCTCTAAACACCCATTATCCCCTCGGGCTGGCAATCCACCGTGAAAGTTATGCCTGGAACCTGCAAAATCACGATAAAATGGTCATCTTCAAATACACCCTCATCAATACCAGCGAGCGCGACACGCTCTTCGATCTGGCCATCGCCGAATATGTCGATGGAGACGTTATCCCCGGCGGGATGGGGATTCAGGGCGCGAGCGACGACGTGAGCGGCTATGTTAAAGGCCCCGGCTACGAATTTGCCTACACTCGCGATGCCGACGGGGATGGCGGCCTCAGCCCCAATTGGCTGGCCCACAAGATCGTGCTGCCGGAACTGGCCGCGCGCCGCCACTGCTGGTATTGGCGGGTCGGGGACGGCCCGGGCGACTCCAACCCGCTTTCCTTCAATTTCGCGCCCCGCCGCACCGCCAACGAGAAACATTGGCTGATGACGGGCCGCAATCCCAATCCCACCAAATTCCAGCCCCTGCGCCCGGAGGAGGAAGGGATGTGGGAATACGAGCAGCCACAACCAAACGACACCAGATTTTTGCACACGCTATATTCCAGCCAGCCCACAGAGGCCGATCCGGACCCGGAAAACAGGCTGCATATGACGCCCGGGGCCAGCTTCAGCTTTTACAGCGTGCTCTTTGTTGGCGATGGCATCGATGACCTCAAAGCACGATCCCTGGCCATCGAGAATTTCCTCGCCGGCGGCCTGCAGATCGACCCCAGCGCAGATTTGACCTGCATACCTTACTTAAGCGGCTTTGCCGCCCTGGACGGCCAGGTGGCCAAAGTGGACTGGCATTCCTACACCGATCCGGCGCGCTTTGAGGTGATATACAAGCCCTTCGACGCACCGGCCGCAGAATGGCGAACGCAGGCCCTTCCAGGCTCCGCGCGGTCTTTCCATCTCTGGGACCTCGATCCGCAGATTTGGTATCAGGTCAAGGTCGCCGCGGTCTACAATCCCGGCCCCAGCGAGGTTTACCTGGAAAGCGAGACCCTGCTTGCCAGCCTGGATCATCCGCCCGAACCATCCTACCAGATCCCGCCCTTCCAATTGGGTCTGACCGCCTTTCCCAACCCCTTCCGCGGCAGGGTGTTGCTGAGCTTTACCCTCAAAGATCCGGGACAGACCAGCTTGAAGATCTACAACCTGCGGGGCCAGATGGTGCGCGAACTAATCGACGAAGACCTGGCGGCGGGACAGCAGGCCCGGATCTGGGACGGACGCGACAGCAACGCTAATCCCTGCGCGGCAGGAATTTACCTGCTTAAACTGCACAGCGGAAGCCGTAGCCTGACCCGGAAACTCATCCTGCTCAATTAA
- a CDS encoding adenylosuccinate synthase has translation MSSLAVLGCLWGDEAKAKIVDWLGVDADVVVRFQGGANAGHTIVSEGFKYVFHSVPSGILYPKTKCVIGAGTVIDPYGLREEMQALMQQGIKFSGRLFMDERAGLVLPLHKELDSSIEEGLGASKIGTTGKGIGPAYADQTARCGLRIGDLKHPDWLKQRLTGLYKFHGRAISESELERELASLAEAWDFFKPFVAQVDSLLREWYKQGQFILFEGAQGSLLDLGFGTYPYVTSSFTISGGVSVGTGFPPRWLDKVLGVYKAYATRVGEGPFPTELFDATAERIRVAGNEFGATTGRPRRIGWFDAVAGKYTASVNGIDALALTLLDVLSGLPELKICTGYWNGPNRIAGFPTHPLELAAVEPEYLTLPGWEDDLGGARKLDDLPQAALDYLEAIQDLLELPIELVSVGKDRNQTIVVK, from the coding sequence ATGAGTTCACTCGCGGTATTGGGATGTTTGTGGGGCGACGAGGCCAAGGCCAAGATCGTCGATTGGCTGGGCGTGGACGCCGATGTCGTTGTGCGTTTCCAGGGCGGCGCGAATGCCGGCCACACGATCGTCTCGGAAGGCTTCAAATATGTTTTCCACAGCGTTCCCTCGGGCATCCTTTATCCCAAGACCAAATGCGTGATCGGGGCCGGGACCGTGATCGATCCCTATGGCCTGCGGGAGGAAATGCAAGCCCTGATGCAGCAGGGAATTAAGTTTTCCGGACGGCTGTTCATGGACGAGCGGGCGGGCCTGGTCCTGCCGCTGCACAAAGAGCTGGACAGCAGTATTGAAGAGGGTTTGGGGGCCAGCAAGATCGGCACGACGGGCAAGGGCATCGGGCCCGCCTATGCGGATCAGACGGCGCGCTGCGGGCTGAGGATCGGCGACCTGAAGCATCCGGACTGGCTGAAGCAGCGCCTGACCGGGCTTTACAAATTTCATGGCAGAGCGATTTCAGAGAGCGAATTGGAACGGGAACTCGCTTCCCTGGCCGAGGCCTGGGATTTTTTCAAACCCTTTGTCGCTCAAGTGGATAGTCTGCTGCGGGAGTGGTACAAGCAGGGCCAGTTCATCCTCTTTGAAGGGGCCCAGGGCAGCCTCCTGGACCTGGGTTTTGGCACCTATCCCTATGTGACCTCGTCTTTTACGATCTCCGGCGGAGTGAGCGTGGGCACCGGTTTTCCGCCCCGCTGGCTGGACAAGGTTTTGGGAGTCTACAAAGCCTACGCCACCCGGGTGGGCGAAGGGCCTTTTCCCACCGAGCTTTTCGACGCCACGGCCGAACGGATCCGCGTTGCCGGAAACGAATTCGGCGCCACGACCGGCAGGCCCAGGCGCATCGGCTGGTTCGACGCGGTGGCGGGTAAATACACCGCCTCCGTCAATGGCATCGACGCTCTGGCGCTCACGCTGCTGGACGTTTTGAGCGGCCTCCCGGAACTGAAGATCTGCACCGGTTATTGGAACGGGCCGAACCGGATCGCCGGATTTCCCACCCATCCTTTGGAACTGGCCGCTGTGGAGCCGGAATACCTGACCCTGCCTGGCTGGGAGGACGATCTGGGCGGCGCACGCAAACTGGATGACCTGCCCCAGGCCGCGCTCGACTATCTGGAGGCGATCCAGGACTTGTTGGAACTGCCGATCGAGCTGGTATCGGTGGGCAAAGACCGCAATCAAACAATTGTTGTTAAATGA